From a region of the Haloferax volcanii DS2 genome:
- a CDS encoding Lrp/AsnC family transcriptional regulator, whose product MDKQSLLDLLRHDARESVDDIARQLGADAEAVAAALEELEDDGVIRGYQAVVDWNSVDEEHVRAQVEVDVELDRETGYEEIARRIARFPEVATLRLVSGDYDFFIEVEGASMHAVSNFVSERIAPIPEVTKTVTHFVMDSYKEEGIELGDGDDDDRLSVSP is encoded by the coding sequence ATGGACAAGCAGTCACTGCTCGACTTGCTGCGTCACGACGCTCGCGAGAGCGTAGATGACATCGCCCGCCAGCTGGGCGCAGACGCCGAAGCAGTGGCAGCAGCGCTCGAAGAACTCGAAGACGACGGGGTCATCCGCGGCTACCAGGCGGTCGTCGACTGGAACAGCGTCGACGAGGAACACGTTCGCGCGCAGGTCGAAGTCGACGTCGAACTCGACCGCGAGACGGGCTACGAGGAGATTGCCCGCCGCATCGCGCGGTTCCCCGAGGTCGCCACGCTGCGACTAGTCTCCGGCGACTACGACTTCTTCATCGAGGTCGAAGGCGCGTCGATGCACGCCGTCTCGAACTTCGTCTCCGAGCGCATCGCCCCCATCCCCGAGGTCACGAAGACGGTCACGCACTTCGTGATGGACTCCTACAAGGAGGAGGGCATCGAACTCGGCGACGGCGACGACGACGACCGGCTCTCAGTGTCGCCATGA
- a CDS encoding pyridoxal phosphate-dependent aminotransferase produces MTLGDQLSDRVEQVPPSGIRKFFELAEEVDDVISLGVGEPDFSAPWAARTAAIDSLERGKTSYTSNRGMRELREAISERVTRYGQEYDPEDEIIVTTGASEAVDLAFRAFVNPGDVVAIPQPSYISYTPGAIFAGGEPLPVPTRAEDEFKLTPEALEAAGADEADVLVLCYPNNPTGAVMTDDELADVASFVRDHDLVVLSDEIYSDLRYEDDHASIATHPGMRERTIVFNGFSKAYAMTGLRLGYAMGPPGAIDAMNKVHQYAMLSAPTTAQYAALEALRSCDDSVEEMRREYDRRRRFVLARFEEMGLDCFEAKGAFYVFPEAPDGDDEAFAEGLLEEQNVALVPGSVFGEGGAGHLRVSYATGMRELREAMDRIEAYVSD; encoded by the coding sequence ATGACGCTCGGCGACCAGCTTTCGGACCGCGTCGAACAGGTGCCGCCGTCGGGCATTCGGAAGTTCTTCGAACTCGCCGAGGAGGTCGACGACGTCATCTCTCTCGGCGTCGGCGAACCCGACTTCTCCGCGCCGTGGGCCGCCCGGACGGCCGCCATCGACTCGCTCGAACGCGGCAAGACCTCCTACACGTCGAACCGCGGGATGCGCGAACTCCGCGAGGCCATCTCGGAGCGCGTCACCCGCTACGGGCAGGAGTACGACCCCGAAGACGAGATTATCGTCACGACGGGCGCGAGCGAGGCCGTCGACCTCGCGTTCCGGGCGTTCGTCAACCCCGGCGACGTGGTGGCGATTCCCCAGCCGTCGTACATCTCGTACACGCCGGGGGCCATCTTCGCCGGCGGCGAACCGCTCCCGGTGCCGACCCGCGCCGAAGACGAGTTCAAACTCACGCCCGAGGCGCTCGAAGCCGCGGGGGCCGACGAGGCCGACGTGCTGGTGCTCTGCTACCCGAACAACCCGACCGGCGCGGTGATGACCGACGACGAACTCGCCGACGTGGCCTCGTTCGTCAGGGACCACGACCTCGTCGTGCTCTCCGACGAGATCTACTCCGACCTCCGGTACGAGGACGACCACGCCTCCATCGCCACCCACCCCGGCATGCGCGAGCGGACCATCGTGTTCAACGGCTTCTCGAAGGCCTACGCGATGACCGGACTGCGTCTCGGCTACGCCATGGGGCCGCCGGGGGCCATCGACGCGATGAACAAGGTCCACCAGTACGCGATGCTTTCCGCGCCCACGACGGCGCAGTACGCGGCGCTCGAAGCGCTGCGGTCCTGCGACGACTCCGTCGAGGAGATGCGCCGCGAGTACGACCGCCGCCGGCGGTTCGTCCTCGCCCGCTTCGAGGAGATGGGACTCGACTGCTTCGAGGCGAAAGGCGCGTTCTACGTCTTCCCCGAGGCCCCCGACGGCGACGACGAGGCGTTCGCCGAGGGCCTCCTCGAAGAACAGAACGTCGCGCTCGTCCCGGGAAGCGTCTTCGGTGAGGGCGGCGCGGGCCACCTCCGCGTCTCCTACGCGACGGGGATGCGCGAACTCCGCGAGGCGATGGACCGCATCGAGGCGTACGTCAGCGACTGA
- a CDS encoding PH domain-containing protein, with protein MDTEFDWITLDDDEEVLWADTPHPYSLVPSFIVGVPLSFVLVGIPLLVGSYLSHKNTNYVVTSDALYRKTGVLSRNVQRIEFDKVQDTSYSQTFLGGQFGYGSVDISTAGGSGIEMSFQNVADPQSLQTLVNERIKRRSGSETDAEGKAAVLDDILTELRAIRQAVDGEVGVAGDDAGDDATDRAGDEPDAVPDPDAAGDDALEPSDFEFDATTDER; from the coding sequence ATGGATACCGAGTTCGATTGGATTACCCTCGACGACGACGAAGAGGTTCTCTGGGCCGACACCCCGCACCCGTACAGCCTCGTGCCCTCCTTCATCGTCGGCGTCCCGCTGTCGTTCGTCCTCGTGGGCATCCCGCTCCTCGTCGGGTCGTATCTCTCGCACAAGAACACGAACTACGTCGTCACCTCAGACGCGCTCTACCGGAAGACGGGCGTCCTCTCCCGGAACGTCCAGCGCATCGAGTTCGACAAGGTGCAGGACACCTCTTACAGCCAGACGTTCCTCGGCGGACAGTTCGGCTACGGCTCCGTCGACATCAGCACCGCCGGCGGAAGCGGCATCGAGATGAGCTTCCAGAACGTCGCCGACCCGCAGTCGCTCCAGACGCTCGTCAACGAGCGAATCAAGCGCCGCTCCGGGTCGGAAACCGACGCAGAGGGGAAGGCGGCCGTCCTCGACGACATCCTGACCGAACTCCGCGCGATTCGGCAGGCCGTCGACGGCGAGGTCGGCGTCGCGGGCGATGATGCGGGCGACGACGCGACCGACCGAGCGGGCGACGAACCCGACGCCGTCCCCGACCCCGACGCCGCAGGCGACGACGCGCTCGAACCGAGCGACTTCGAGTTCGACGCGACGACCGACGAGCGATGA
- a CDS encoding PH domain-containing protein, producing MTGGDSSNGGSTVAESSEETVAAIDDWLARGDDETVRWEGRPRIQTVIPAAVVGLAVVVVAAVAATANGVSELAVVGLVGPFLPAWSYLRVTNTRYVVTDRALYRKTGVLSRTVQRVSLDRVQNSALSQGVTGSWFGYGTVSVEAAGGGAIRFEDVDDPGALRDRIEGHDDRDELPGTVEQWVAVRDEVRALRAAVER from the coding sequence ATGACGGGCGGCGATTCGAGCAACGGGGGCTCGACTGTGGCCGAATCGTCCGAGGAAACCGTCGCGGCCATCGACGACTGGCTGGCACGCGGCGACGACGAGACCGTCCGCTGGGAGGGTCGGCCGCGGATACAGACCGTCATCCCCGCGGCCGTCGTCGGGCTCGCCGTCGTCGTCGTCGCGGCCGTCGCGGCCACCGCGAACGGCGTGTCCGAACTCGCGGTCGTCGGCCTCGTCGGCCCGTTCCTGCCCGCGTGGTCGTACCTCCGGGTCACCAACACGCGCTACGTCGTCACCGACCGGGCGCTCTACCGGAAGACGGGCGTCCTCTCTCGGACGGTCCAGCGCGTCTCGCTCGACCGCGTCCAGAACAGCGCGCTCTCGCAGGGCGTCACGGGGTCGTGGTTCGGCTACGGGACCGTCTCGGTCGAGGCCGCGGGCGGCGGCGCAATCCGGTTCGAGGACGTGGACGACCCCGGCGCTCTCCGCGACCGAATCGAGGGCCACGACGACCGCGACGAACTCCCCGGCACGGTCGAGCAGTGGGTCGCCGTCCGCGACGAGGTGCGGGCGCTCAGAGCGGCGGTAGAGCGGTAA
- a CDS encoding universal stress protein produces MYDEILLPVDGSPAAEQAMPHVFDLAERFDATVHVLFVVNTTRDSAGVVGGTVLDTLEREGRRVVDEVEARGERRGIETHGVVRRGAPHDAILDYATEHGVEVIVMATHGRTGVERVLLGSVTERVVRAAPVPVLTVRAAE; encoded by the coding sequence ATGTACGACGAAATCCTGCTCCCCGTCGACGGGAGTCCGGCGGCCGAACAGGCGATGCCGCACGTGTTCGACCTCGCGGAGCGGTTCGACGCGACGGTACACGTGTTGTTCGTCGTGAACACGACGCGGGACAGCGCGGGTGTTGTCGGCGGCACGGTCCTCGACACGCTCGAACGGGAGGGCCGACGCGTCGTCGACGAGGTCGAAGCACGCGGCGAACGCCGCGGTATCGAGACGCACGGCGTCGTCCGGCGGGGCGCACCGCACGACGCAATCCTCGACTACGCGACCGAACACGGCGTCGAGGTCATCGTGATGGCGACGCACGGACGGACGGGCGTCGAGCGCGTGCTGCTCGGGAGCGTGACGGAGCGCGTCGTCCGGGCCGCGCCGGTTCCCGTGTTGACGGTCCGCGC